One Rhinolophus sinicus isolate RSC01 linkage group LG06, ASM3656204v1, whole genome shotgun sequence DNA window includes the following coding sequences:
- the OR51S1 gene encoding olfactory receptor 51S1, producing MSTFLTQASPNSSTSMAPTFLLVGLPGLSAVPSWWTILLITVYILSVLGNGTILWIIALEPTLHRPMYFFLSLLSVSDVGLATALMPTLLGLALADAHAVPASACLLQMFFVHVFSIMESSVLFTMAIDRALAICRPLHYPTLLTNDVISKITLAIVFRSLGLHLPLPFLLAHMPYCHPQVLTHSYCLHPDMTRLACPGAWSAVYSLFVVLSAMVLDPLVIFFSYGLIGRVLQGLGSSENRWKAGQTCAAHLSAVLFFYVPMILLALIDHLRVPIPQPAHTLLSYIHFLLPPLINPILYSVKMKEIRERILKRLQPRKVGCAQ from the coding sequence ATGTCAACATTCCTCACCCAGGCATCCCCCAACAGCAGCACTTCAATGGCCCCCACCTTCCTGTTGGTGGGCCTGCCAGGCCTGTCAGCTGTACCCTCCTGGTGGACAATACTCCTCATCACTGTCTACATTCTCTCTGTTTTGGGCAATGGTACTATCCTCTGGATCATTGCCCTGGAGCCCACTCTGCACCGCCCAatgtacttcttcctctccctgcttAGTGTGTCTGATGTTGGCCTGGCCACAGCCCTGATGCCCACTCTGCTGGGTCTTGCCCTTGCTGATGCTCATGCTGTCCCTGCCTCAGCCTGCCTCCTACAGATGTTCTTTGTCCATGTCTTTTCCATCATGGAGTCTTCTGTCTTATTCACCATGGCCATAGATCGGGCACTGGCTATCTGCCGCCCTCTCCACTACCCAACACTCCTTACCAATGATGTCATCAGTAAGATCACCCTGGCCATTGTTTTCCGAAGCCTGGGTCTCCATCTGCCCCTGCCATTTCTACTGGCCCACATGCCCTACTGCCACCCACAGGTCCTGACCCATTCTTATTGCTTGCATCCAGATATGACCCGATTGGCCTGCCCAGGAGCTTGGAGTGCCGTCTATAGCCTCTTTGTGGTCCTGTCAGCTATGGTATTAGACCccttggttattttcttttcttatggtcTGATTGGCAGGGTATTGCAAGGTTTGGGATCCAGTGAGAATCGCTGGAAAGCTGGCCAAACCTGTGCTGCCCACCTCTCTGCTGTGCTCTTCTTCTACGTGCCCATGATCCTCCTAGCACTCATTGACCATCTTAGGGTGCCAATCCCTCAGCCTGCCCATACTCTTCTCTCCTATATCCACTTCCTGCTTCCTCCATTGATAAACCCTATTCTCTATAGTGTCAAGATGAAAGAGATTAGAGAGAGAATACTCAAGAGGTTGCAGCCCAGAAAGGTGGGTTGTGCTCAATGA